The stretch of DNA TGGTACTGCCGGGCGGGCTGGCCGGCACGCGGGAGATCATGCGCTTTATCGCCGAGCGCATTTCCCGGGATACCTATGTGAACGTGATGGACCAGTACCGCCCGTGCTACCGCGCCAATGAGTTTCGCGAGCTGAACCGCCGCATCACCCGTGAGGAGTTCGAGCAGGCGGTACGCTGGGCACAGGAGGCCGGCCTACACCGCCTGGACCATCTGGTGAGCCGGCCGCGCGTCTGGTTCCTGCGCTAGCGCCGGCGCGGTTTGGGGCGCGGCCGCCGGCATGGTATAATGCCGGCGCACATAACGAAGCACAGCCACCAGTCCGGAGGTGTCGAACAATGGCCGAGGAGGAAGCACGTCTGGAGGCTGTTGTTCACGGCCGCGTGCAGGGAGTGGGATTCCGGTATTTCGTCCTGAACCGGGCCGCCGAGCTGGGTCTGCGCGGCTATGTGCGCAACCGCTGGAACGGGACGGTGGAGGTCGTGGCGGAGGGGCCCCGCTCCAAGCTGGAGGTGCTGTTGGGGTATTTACAGCGCGGCCCTCGGGCGGCCGAGGTGACGCGGGTGGACACGGTATGGCGGCCGGCGACCGGCCAGTTCTCCGACTTTCATGTGCGCTTCTGAGCACATCGGACACCTTTATCTATGGAACAGTGGAAACGCGATCCACAGAAACTGAATACGCTGGTATGGGGCATCCTTTTCACTGCCTTCGCCATCTTCTGCGCCATTATCATCGGGGTGCCCCTTTCTGTGCGCGCCTATCTGTACAACTCCACCGTCCAACTGCGCC from Anaerolineae bacterium encodes:
- a CDS encoding radical SAM protein; amino-acid sequence: VLPGGLAGTREIMRFIAERISRDTYVNVMDQYRPCYRANEFRELNRRITREEFEQAVRWAQEAGLHRLDHLVSRPRVWFLR
- a CDS encoding acylphosphatase, encoding MAEEEARLEAVVHGRVQGVGFRYFVLNRAAELGLRGYVRNRWNGTVEVVAEGPRSKLEVLLGYLQRGPRAAEVTRVDTVWRPATGQFSDFHVRF